The window TTTACCCAATATGACCCTTCTTAATTTTAATTAATTTCATATAATCCATTATTTCATTTTAAATCGAATATGAATCAAATATACCTATACGTAAGCGGCCAGTTTATCGCAGTGGGTTGGCCTTTCTCACTCCGGCAGGGAAATTGGTGGAGGCGGTATGAAATACAAGGTAACAGTGGAGACTCTCACCCCTCTGCACATTGGCACAGGCACGGACCTGCTGGCAAAGTTCGATTACGTCTCCAGGCCCAGCGACCGGATGACGTATGTGCTTGATCAGGAGGCGGTGTACGCCGATGAGTTGGAACGCAACGGGGCGACAGCGCAGTTGAACAAACCGGCCGGGGCGTTGCTGAGTTCGGAGAACTGGCGTGAAGGCTCGCCGTTTGTGCGCTACACTCTGCACGGCAGTACGACGATTGAGCGTGTGCACGAACAAATAAAGGATGCTCACGGACGATGCTATTTGCCCGGCTCGTCTCTGAAAGGAGCATTACGCACGGCGATCATGGCGTATGCGATCCGGTCGGGAGAATTCAAACCACAAGGAGAGCAGTTGGGGCCGCGCTCGGAATGGGCGGCACAGCAATGGGAGCATGACGCTTTTGGGCGCAATTCTAACTATGATCTATTACGCGCCTTGCAGGTTGCCGATAGCGGCGCTCTGCCTACTACGCCTTCAGCGTTGGAGTTGTGCTCAGCGCGAGTGTTCACCGGCGGCGAGCCAAGCATACCAGTAGAAGTGGAAGCAGTGCGAAAAGGCACGACTTTTCAAACCGAGATTACGATTGACGAGCTAGCATTGAAGTATGCGCCCGAGCTGGATTGGGAAGATCGGCAATTGTGGTTGACGAATTTGATCGAGATACTTCAGCAGACCAGCCGCCAACGGATTGAGGAAGAATTGGCGACCACCAGCGCCAAAGGTTTTGAAGAGGCGGCAATTTTTTATAAGCGACTGATGGCGACGGCTGAGGCGCTGAAAGGAAAGAGCGCGGCAGTGATTCAACTGGGATGGGGAGCGGGTTGGACCGGGATGACGGTAGGCGGGGTGTTAACCAAAGAATTGCAGGATCGCGCCCGACAAAAATACAAATTAGGGAAGCCGCAAAAAGCAGGGCGGGACTGGGAGCCGGATTTGAGCAAATCGTTTCCCAAAAGCCGCAGCTTGCGGGCAATTCCATCCTCGGTGGGCGACGACCGGCCCGGCCTGCCATTGGGCTGGATGCTCCTGGTGTTTGCGCCAGCGGGCCAGCCTTCGCCAGAGTGGGTCGCATTGAGCCGCAAGGCTAAAGCGGCGTTCAAGCCGCTGGCCGATCAGTCTGTTGCGATCAAGCAATCGCTTGTGCCGCCAACAGTAGAGCCAGCACCTTCGCCGGTTGAACCGACCCCGGACTCGATCTCGACAAAACCCGCCCTGCCTGTTCGGCCCGAACCGCCGAAATCGAAGCCGTCAGTTCCAAAACCCGCCGCCCGCCCCCTCATCCCCACCTTCGCCGAAGTTCCAAAGGTGGGTGACCGCTTCAAGGGCGAAGTGTTCGACGCTCAAGGGCGCGCGTTGCAATTGTTAATTCCGGGGCTGGATGATACGGTCGCCTATGCCAGCATCGCCGCTGAAGACAACGACTCCAGCAAGAAGTTCAAGGAGGGCGATTCGGTGGTGTGTGAAGTGATTGGACTGGAGCAAGAAAAGAGTGGATGCTGGCGGGTGAAGTGCCGGAGAGGATGAAAATGTATCGAGGTACATATGGTTGAAGTTGATCTAAAAGTTCTGACCGAGCAATGGCTGGCGATCCAGGATCGTAATGAACGCAATAGCTTTTATGACGAGGCCGTATTTCCGGCGATCAAGCAGGTGGTGGTGGCGCGTGAACAGGCCGAATTGCCTGTTCCGTATACGCATTTGATATTACCAGTGGGCTTATCACCCGAGCCGCTCATTCTCTCTATCCTGATTTTGCGACCGGAAAAAGTCTACCTGCTTTACACCCGGGCTTCGGAACGCTATCTGGATCGTATCTTCCAGGAAACAGGTTTGCGGCTGAGTCAGGTTGACAAAGATGAAGTGGATGAGACGAACGTCCCGGATATCTACCAGAAGGTCAAAGCAATTTATACGCACTGGGGCAGGCCGGATCGAATCGCTGTGGATGTCAGCGGCGGCAAAAAATCAATGGTCGGCGGGTGCGCTTTGGCTGGAGCGTTGATTGGAGCGCGGCTCTTTTATATGGATTCGGATTTTTTGCAGGAGTTCCGCAAACCATCGCCGGGCAGCGAGCGATTAGCCATCCTAAGCAATCCTTATGATGTGTTTGGGGATTTGGAACTTGAGCGAGCTAAGGCCCTGTTCCATGAGTTGGATTTTGCCGGTGCGAAGCGATTGTTGGGTGAACTCGCGGCGCGTTCATCAACGCCAGAACAATATACTGCGCGAGCAATGTTGTGCGAGGCTTATGCCGCCTGGGATGACTGGGATATAACATCGGCCCATGAACGGTTATCGCAGGTGATTGGAGCGGTTGAAAAGTTTGCTCGCCGTGATACAGATACGCCGTTGGCATTTGCTATATCGTCATTGCGTCAACAACTTGATGTGCTGGAGCGGCTTAAACAGGCTCAGGCATTACTGGCCAAGAGCGAGTCGGAATTGGATGCTTTGCGAACCCCTAAATTCTTTCAGCCAATGCTTGGTTCGTTACGGGCAACGGCACTGCGTCAGGAGCAACGAGGCAAGCGTGATGTGGCGGCTTTGTTGTGGTACCGAACAATTGAATTTCTAAGCCAGCAACGATTGAGTTCCTATAATCTGCGGAGCGGGCAAATTGATTACACCCAAGTTGCCGGCGGCGCATCGGCTGAATTGCTCGAGCGGTATCAAAAAGCCTTTAAAACCGATGACAAAAAAGGAAAGACCAAGTTGCCGGAGGTCCTGCCGGATGAAGTGGATTTGACTAAAGGCTACGCCTTTTTGCAGGCTTTGGGCGATGAATTCGCGCAAAAGGTTCATTTTGGCAAAATCCGCAGCAAAGTGAACGCCCGAAACAAGGGAGTGTTTGCCCACGGCTTTGTGCCTTTATCGCAAACAGATTATGAAGATTTCAAATCATTGGCATTG is drawn from Chloroflexota bacterium and contains these coding sequences:
- a CDS encoding TIGR02710 family CRISPR-associated protein → MVEVDLKVLTEQWLAIQDRNERNSFYDEAVFPAIKQVVVAREQAELPVPYTHLILPVGLSPEPLILSILILRPEKVYLLYTRASERYLDRIFQETGLRLSQVDKDEVDETNVPDIYQKVKAIYTHWGRPDRIAVDVSGGKKSMVGGCALAGALIGARLFYMDSDFLQEFRKPSPGSERLAILSNPYDVFGDLELERAKALFHELDFAGAKRLLGELAARSSTPEQYTARAMLCEAYAAWDDWDITSAHERLSQVIGAVEKFARRDTDTPLAFAISSLRQQLDVLERLKQAQALLAKSESELDALRTPKFFQPMLGSLRATALRQEQRGKRDVAALLWYRTIEFLSQQRLSSYNLRSGQIDYTQVAGGASAELLERYQKAFKTDDKKGKTKLPEVLPDEVDLTKGYAFLQALGDEFAQKVHFGKIRSKVNARNKGVFAHGFVPLSQTDYEDFKSLALDLLGEFRALAHDYADDWNNCEFIEAL
- the csm5 gene encoding type III-A CRISPR-associated RAMP protein Csm5 — its product is MKYKVTVETLTPLHIGTGTDLLAKFDYVSRPSDRMTYVLDQEAVYADELERNGATAQLNKPAGALLSSENWREGSPFVRYTLHGSTTIERVHEQIKDAHGRCYLPGSSLKGALRTAIMAYAIRSGEFKPQGEQLGPRSEWAAQQWEHDAFGRNSNYDLLRALQVADSGALPTTPSALELCSARVFTGGEPSIPVEVEAVRKGTTFQTEITIDELALKYAPELDWEDRQLWLTNLIEILQQTSRQRIEEELATTSAKGFEEAAIFYKRLMATAEALKGKSAAVIQLGWGAGWTGMTVGGVLTKELQDRARQKYKLGKPQKAGRDWEPDLSKSFPKSRSLRAIPSSVGDDRPGLPLGWMLLVFAPAGQPSPEWVALSRKAKAAFKPLADQSVAIKQSLVPPTVEPAPSPVEPTPDSISTKPALPVRPEPPKSKPSVPKPAARPLIPTFAEVPKVGDRFKGEVFDAQGRALQLLIPGLDDTVAYASIAAEDNDSSKKFKEGDSVVCEVIGLEQEKSGCWRVKCRRG